Proteins from a single region of Oncorhynchus kisutch isolate 150728-3 unplaced genomic scaffold, Okis_V2 Okis01b-Okis20b_hom, whole genome shotgun sequence:
- the LOC109886306 gene encoding vascular cell adhesion protein 1, whose protein sequence is MEILIGLLISSLSLYCDFTDAECLVVSPASLVVKYGDPASSNCSSDTPVEMGWEATQGGVGLTDNKVKILNWKADGVTDWDNNPTCFTDGGLCQKQLNITVYKLPDSVSISYRKYPDPMVEGHQYLLQCLVQNIAPIGRLRVTFYKVSATGEQTELDTQQKSKDNIKTPENGTYTLDFTPGRDDDGAQLLCSAMLDLGPEGPQPPPVMDSNRLNTNVHYKPQITSPGCFSMSITEGDTLSLNCSANGNPAPSYGWLLPQADPNTMEERSVVTITNMAKSHSGNYTCIAINPLGKSTCTVNVEVTGASCQTAGSALVAVLLLQLIHWL, encoded by the exons ATGGAGATTTTAATTGGTCTACTTATTTCATCATTGTCTCTGTATTGTGACTTCACCG ATGCTGAGTGCCTGGTGGTCAGTCCTGCCAGTCTGGTGGTGAAGTATGGAGACCCAGCCTCCTCTAACTGCAGCTCAGATACCCCTGTAGAGATGGGCTGGGAAGCCACCCAGGGAGGCGTTGGTCTAACAGACAACAAGGTGAAGATCCTAAACTGGAAGGCGGACGG tGTGACTGACTGGGATAACAACCCTACCTGCTTCACAGACGGAGGCCTGTGTCAGAAACAGCTAAACATCACAGTTTATA AGCTTCCAGACAGTGTCTCCATCAGCTATAGGAAGTACCCTGATCCGATGGTTGAGGGGCATCAGTACCTGCTGCAGTGTCTTGTCCAGAACATCGCTCCTATTGGGAGACTCAGGGTGACGTTCTACAAAGTCAGTGCCACAGGTGAACAGACAGAattagacacacaacagaaatcCAAGGACAACATCAAGACACCAGAGAATGGGACCTACACCCTGGACTTCACCCCTGGTAGAGATGATGACGGGGCCCAGTTGTTGTGTTCAGCCATGTTGGATCTGGGACCAGAGGGACCCCAACCTCCTCCTGTAATGGACTCAAACCGCCTCAACACCAACGTGCACT acAAGCCTCAGATCACTAGTCCTGGATGTTTCTCCATGAGCATCACGGAGGGTGACACCCTATCACTTAACTGTAGTGCAAATGGTAACCCTGCCCCCTCGTACGGTTGGTTGCTCCCCCAAGCCGACCCCAACACCATGGAAGAGAGATCCGTAGTGACCATCACCAACATGGCCAAGTCTCACTCCGGAAATTACACCTGCATCGCCATCAACCCCCTGGGGAAAAGCACCTGTACTGTTAACGTGGAAGTCACAG GAGCTTCCTGTCAGACTGCTGGAAGTGCCTTGGTGGCTGTGCTGCTCCTCCAACTCATTCATTGGCTTTAA